The Deltaproteobacteria bacterium genome window below encodes:
- a CDS encoding OmpA family protein, which translates to MAWAAPPALPEGDPAASSEAPAEAAAPAETATPPDPTLEAAPADATVAGDASVDAGATVDTSSFDADISGEAADAADEGGKRKRGKGKDDSVRADDPGMVEGRREGLMPTNGGPIGLFYTMLPDVGGKYTFRFRLHTDFFRKSNFMYAGDTHARVRGAVTIGFTPFKFGELFFSVKSSANRNERPQADRQDAKAVFALGDVDFGIKAAHRFKNGIGVGGVVGLGLLSGSNRLRTSNVNFWFDGMFAVDLRYLTKKQAPVRISTNLGWMLDKSLDQSVANYAAITDPVSREVSRFALGGNHSRLQMRYAVDFPVRLGKKRQFGIDPILEWSWDVSTQREPAFVQPNVTPSPLKRSSQWLTVGMRANVVSGLHIDAAADIGLVSPNFEYGPPTPPWQIILGLGWTFDPVPVVREVEVAAPPPPAENPPAVLEGRIVGQVLDPNGTPIPDAKVLFPGVAANAILTDSSGAFTSFRFPAGQVAVQVEVNGQVAHEATAEVKDGEDTSVTLQLANAVAPATGIVQGSVTDQGGAPVAFSMRVSGQGVDESFNSTEDGRIALELFEGEYRATITALGFKEKIITFTVRGKGEITVREQLERDAPVATPNVSGNKSGIKLKKKIRYNGNDVHAESYAILDELASFLNGHPEFEAVEVGVHTDDRGAAQQRTDERADAVKAYLIGKGVAGSRLSAKGYGASKPVAVNMTEQGRAKNNRTVFSVKSYK; encoded by the coding sequence GTGGCGTGGGCCGCTCCTCCTGCATTGCCCGAGGGTGATCCCGCCGCCTCGTCGGAGGCCCCGGCCGAGGCCGCTGCGCCGGCGGAGACGGCCACGCCGCCCGATCCGACCCTCGAGGCCGCACCCGCGGATGCGACAGTCGCGGGCGACGCATCGGTCGATGCCGGTGCGACGGTCGACACCAGCAGCTTCGATGCGGACATCTCGGGCGAGGCCGCCGATGCCGCCGACGAGGGCGGCAAGCGCAAGCGCGGCAAGGGCAAAGACGACTCGGTGCGCGCCGACGACCCCGGCATGGTCGAGGGCCGTCGCGAGGGGCTCATGCCGACCAACGGCGGTCCGATCGGCCTCTTCTACACGATGCTGCCCGACGTCGGCGGCAAGTACACCTTCCGCTTCCGGCTCCACACCGACTTCTTCCGCAAGTCGAACTTCATGTACGCCGGCGACACGCACGCGCGCGTGCGCGGTGCGGTGACCATCGGCTTCACGCCGTTCAAGTTCGGCGAGCTGTTCTTTTCGGTGAAGAGCTCGGCCAACCGCAACGAGCGACCGCAGGCCGATCGCCAGGACGCCAAGGCGGTGTTCGCCCTCGGCGACGTCGACTTCGGCATCAAGGCCGCGCACCGCTTCAAGAACGGCATCGGCGTCGGCGGCGTGGTCGGGCTCGGGCTACTCTCGGGCTCCAATCGCCTGCGCACCAGCAATGTCAACTTCTGGTTCGACGGCATGTTCGCGGTCGACCTGCGCTACCTGACCAAGAAGCAGGCGCCGGTCCGCATCTCGACCAACCTCGGCTGGATGCTCGACAAGTCGCTCGATCAAAGCGTGGCCAACTACGCCGCGATCACCGACCCGGTCAGCCGCGAGGTCTCGCGCTTCGCCCTGGGCGGCAACCACAGCCGCCTGCAGATGCGCTACGCGGTCGACTTCCCGGTGCGCCTGGGCAAGAAGCGACAGTTCGGCATCGACCCCATCCTCGAGTGGTCGTGGGACGTGTCGACCCAGCGCGAGCCCGCCTTCGTGCAGCCCAACGTCACGCCGTCGCCGCTCAAGCGCAGCTCGCAGTGGCTCACGGTGGGCATGCGCGCCAACGTCGTCAGCGGCCTTCACATCGACGCCGCGGCGGACATCGGCTTGGTGTCGCCGAACTTCGAGTACGGCCCGCCGACGCCGCCGTGGCAGATCATCCTCGGCCTGGGCTGGACCTTCGATCCGGTGCCGGTGGTGCGCGAGGTCGAGGTCGCCGCCCCGCCGCCGCCGGCCGAGAACCCACCGGCGGTGCTCGAGGGCCGCATCGTCGGCCAGGTGCTCGATCCCAACGGCACGCCGATCCCCGACGCGAAGGTGCTGTTCCCCGGCGTCGCCGCCAACGCGATCCTGACCGACAGCAGCGGCGCCTTCACCAGCTTCCGCTTCCCGGCCGGCCAGGTCGCGGTGCAGGTCGAGGTCAACGGACAGGTCGCCCACGAGGCGACCGCCGAGGTCAAGGACGGCGAGGACACCAGCGTCACGCTGCAGCTCGCCAACGCCGTCGCGCCGGCCACCGGCATCGTGCAGGGCAGCGTCACCGATCAGGGCGGAGCCCCGGTCGCGTTCAGCATGCGCGTCAGCGGCCAGGGCGTCGACGAGTCGTTCAACTCGACCGAGGACGGCCGCATCGCGCTCGAGCTGTTCGAGGGTGAGTACCGCGCGACCATCACCGCGCTGGGCTTCAAGGAGAAGATCATCACCTTCACCGTGCGCGGCAAGGGTGAGATCACCGTGCGCGAGCAGCTGGAGCGCGACGCTCCGGTCGCCACACCCAACGTCAGCGGCAACAAGAGCGGCATCAAGCTCAAGAAGAAGATCCGCTACAACGGCAACGACGTGCACGCCGAGAGCTACGCGATCCTCGACGAGCTCGCGTCGTTCTTGAACGGCCACCCCGAGTTCGAGGCGGTCGAGGTCGGGGTCCACACCGACGACCGCGGTGCCGCACAGCAGCGCACCGACGAGCGTGCCGACGCCGTGAAGGCGTACCTCATCGGCAAGGGCGTCGCCGGTAGTCGCCTGAGCGCGAAGGGCTACGGGGCGAGCAAGCCGGTGGCCGTGAACATGACCGAGCAGGGCCGCGCGAAGAACAACCGCACGGTCTTCTCGGTCAAGAGCTACAAGTAG
- a CDS encoding ribulose phosphate epimerase → MSTLSLPRPCRRRAPAAWIAAMLLGGCAPSVGDADTTGADGGGSTGVADGSSGGGGGSMSTTAAMTGTPSDTGEVDSSGGVDSGQVFVVPPDGGGGASECDPRVQDCPRGQKCSAWANDGGTFWNATRCIDVGGRGVAGDTCTTEGGGVSGIDDCAAGFICLNTDQNGQGTCVQFCQGDNRDCGPGDVCAIYNDGVLPICLVGCDPLLQDCPMTQSCIDTPNGQFICFSDASGNAGLDGDACPPDDGENSCDPGLWCGPGSNGCDSVNCCTPYCDLADPQCMSPDVCTSFYGDPDSAPPGFEDVGVCVLP, encoded by the coding sequence GTGTCGACCCTGTCGCTCCCCCGCCCGTGCCGCCGGCGCGCCCCCGCGGCGTGGATCGCCGCGATGCTGCTCGGCGGCTGTGCGCCGAGCGTCGGCGATGCCGACACCACCGGCGCCGACGGGGGCGGCTCGACCGGCGTCGCCGACGGCAGCAGCGGTGGCGGCGGCGGATCGATGTCGACGACCGCGGCGATGACCGGCACCCCGTCCGACACCGGCGAGGTCGACAGCAGCGGCGGCGTCGACTCCGGGCAGGTGTTCGTGGTGCCACCCGACGGCGGCGGCGGAGCCAGCGAGTGCGACCCGCGGGTGCAAGATTGCCCACGCGGGCAGAAGTGCAGCGCGTGGGCGAACGACGGCGGGACCTTCTGGAACGCGACCCGCTGCATCGATGTCGGCGGTCGCGGTGTCGCGGGCGACACCTGCACCACCGAGGGCGGTGGCGTGAGCGGCATCGACGACTGCGCCGCCGGCTTCATCTGTCTCAACACCGATCAGAACGGGCAGGGCACCTGCGTGCAGTTCTGCCAGGGCGACAACCGCGACTGCGGACCTGGGGACGTGTGCGCGATCTACAACGACGGTGTGCTGCCGATCTGCCTGGTCGGCTGCGACCCGCTGCTGCAGGACTGCCCGATGACGCAGTCGTGCATCGACACGCCCAACGGCCAGTTCATCTGCTTCAGCGATGCCTCGGGCAACGCCGGACTCGACGGCGACGCGTGCCCGCCCGACGACGGCGAGAACTCGTGCGATCCGGGGCTGTGGTGCGGCCCCGGCAGCAACGGTTGCGACAGCGTCAACTGCTGCACGCCGTACTGCGACCTCGCCGATCCGCAGTGCATGTCGCCCGACGTCTGCACCTCGTTCTACGGCGACCCCGACAGCGCACCGCCGGGCTTCGAGGACGTCGGCGTCTGCGTGCTGCCCTAG
- a CDS encoding FHA domain-containing protein, translating to MPRYRFKIGGKTVLLPEGQHDVGRMPGCWLVLDDDLVSRTHARFHVSRDETAVEDLGSRNGTFLNGERLHGRTVLKDGDRVRIGRELIAVLGLDTSSPADDEDLRRTLAPGEDTRFPSLIGQLVDKALKAGKIKDAERYAAALSSQLATTRVPVSHPAAHACIRCLVQLADRTSSGVWIDRLFKLHNVQGWIIEPETLELVRGALDRIPRVPGRGLQEYEQTLRVLARDGQAVPPELMRTIGELADAYGDG from the coding sequence ATGCCCCGGTACCGCTTCAAGATCGGCGGCAAGACGGTGTTGCTACCCGAGGGGCAGCACGACGTCGGTCGCATGCCGGGCTGTTGGTTGGTGCTCGACGACGATCTGGTCTCGCGCACCCACGCCCGCTTCCACGTGTCGCGCGACGAGACCGCGGTCGAGGACCTCGGCAGCCGCAACGGCACCTTCTTGAACGGCGAGCGGCTGCACGGCCGCACCGTGCTCAAGGACGGCGACCGCGTCCGCATCGGTCGCGAGCTCATCGCGGTGCTCGGGCTCGACACCTCGAGCCCGGCCGACGACGAGGACCTGCGCCGCACGCTGGCGCCCGGCGAAGACACCCGGTTTCCGTCGCTCATCGGCCAGCTGGTCGACAAGGCGCTCAAGGCCGGCAAGATCAAGGACGCCGAGCGCTACGCGGCGGCGTTGTCGAGCCAGCTCGCGACCACGCGGGTGCCGGTCTCGCACCCGGCCGCGCACGCGTGCATCCGCTGTCTGGTACAGCTGGCCGACCGGACCTCGTCGGGCGTGTGGATCGATCGGCTGTTCAAGCTCCACAACGTGCAAGGCTGGATCATCGAGCCGGAGACCCTCGAGCTCGTCCGCGGCGCGCTCGATCGCATCCCGCGGGTGCCCGGCCGCGGGCTGCAGGAGTACGAGCAGACCCTGCGCGTGCTCGCCCGCGACGGCCAGGCGGTGCCACCCGAGCTGATGCGCACCATCGGCGAGCTCGCCGACGCCTACGGCGACGGGTAG
- a CDS encoding VCBS repeat-containing protein: MPRWIPPRRARPRAAATSALLVVAPTLVVFATSTPAQASIIDPSGVVLPGDFNGDDVVDIVVSSPETNCGKGAIYVLLSGTALTTWTRDTSGILGVASCDDLFGASLAVGDIDNDGYDDLDWATPLQVATLDREVSSEIDWMRFWWRFLTRQDSPQPELAEVLEFMAFVQAEYPWGYFEVWPSLREALLDEASGMAVYVTRFDAIADEMGVYNEES; this comes from the coding sequence ATGCCACGCTGGATTCCACCGCGGCGTGCTCGCCCTCGCGCGGCCGCGACGTCGGCGCTGCTGGTCGTGGCACCGACGCTCGTAGTGTTTGCCACGTCCACGCCGGCGCAGGCGTCGATCATCGATCCATCCGGGGTGGTTCTGCCGGGCGACTTCAACGGCGACGACGTCGTCGACATCGTGGTGTCCTCGCCCGAGACCAACTGCGGCAAGGGAGCCATCTACGTGCTGTTGTCGGGCACGGCCCTCACCACGTGGACCCGCGACACTTCAGGCATCCTCGGCGTGGCGAGCTGCGACGATCTCTTCGGTGCATCGCTGGCGGTCGGCGACATCGACAACGATGGCTACGACGACCTCGACTGGGCCACACCGCTGCAGGTCGCCACGCTGGACCGGGAGGTGAGCAGCGAGATCGACTGGATGCGCTTCTGGTGGCGCTTCCTCACCCGGCAAGACTCGCCGCAACCCGAGCTTGCGGAAGTACTAGAGTTCATGGCGTTCGTTCAAGCCGAGTACCCTTGGGGCTACTTCGAGGTGTGGCCGAGTCTGCGTGAGGCGCTCCTCGATGAGGCATCTGGTATGGCTGTGTACGTCACGCGTTTCGATGCTATCGCCGATGAGATGGGGGTGTACAATGAGGAATCGTGA